One window of the Pyrinomonadaceae bacterium genome contains the following:
- a CDS encoding oligopeptide transporter, OPT family, whose translation MPREVISPEEAARAQEFPDRVGFKPDNPFLASFRPYIDARTVIPEFTARALILGTLLGIIFGASSLYLVLKVGLTVSASIPVAVISISIFALLSRLKIRNATILENNIVQTAGSAGESIAFGVGVTMPAIMILGFDLELTRVMLVAVLGGLLGILMMIPLRRALIVAQHGYLKYPEGTACAEVLKAGASEESRAAASADAKAEMQARDAGGAHIGAKTIFTGFGIGVLYQAAHRAFYTWKEAPERIFGAPFNKGSLSVEVNPALLGVGYVIGPRIASIMCAGGVLAYLVLIPAIAYFAGGETTGAVAPGTSPVRGMSPGAIRNNYILYIGAGAVAAGGIISLFRSLPTIWHGMKGGLADLRGGKAAAARAERTDQDIPMKFVLAGIIALIAMIMLFPQLGLQQNFFTAFLGAIMIIAFGFLFVTVSSRLTGEIGSSSNPISGMTVATLLLTCLIFLLMGWTGPPYYVTALSIGAIVCIAASNGGTTSQDLKTGFLVGATPKFQQYAILVGALASALILGPILIGLNDRGTVYARRITFAKVDDKVASLPPDQSTGLTPYTEELKPAQAGDYRLLVRDAKSPKIEGLDEGEYLVDPSGKILYKVERNFTPELRANPSQLGHEEQLKGPQAGLDSNTYRVWHKTDTNGGRAGRYLVDAQGVPQYIVDPAINGQNKMRPDGSTVEKFDAPKATLMSYIIKGILNRELPWNLVLLGVMIAIVLEMAGIPSLAFAVGVYLPLSASSPIFIGGMVRWLVDRHLRRKHAQLTEEQIVAETDKSPGVLMASGYIAGAAIAGIIIAFMSGYFTETSAAAKEWMLSHNPFFDEPPGHVKGYADLLSLIPFIAITVLLYAVGREWVLASKKKRTD comes from the coding sequence ATGCCGCGTGAAGTCATCAGCCCCGAGGAAGCCGCCCGTGCTCAGGAGTTTCCTGATCGCGTGGGGTTCAAGCCAGACAATCCATTTCTGGCGTCGTTTCGTCCGTACATCGATGCGCGAACCGTCATTCCTGAATTCACCGCGCGCGCATTGATTCTCGGCACGCTGCTCGGGATTATCTTCGGCGCTTCGTCGCTGTATCTGGTCCTGAAAGTCGGCTTGACGGTCAGCGCTTCAATTCCCGTCGCCGTCATCTCGATCAGCATCTTCGCCTTGTTGTCGCGGTTAAAGATCCGCAACGCGACGATCCTCGAAAACAACATCGTTCAGACCGCGGGTTCGGCGGGCGAGTCGATCGCCTTTGGTGTCGGCGTCACGATGCCGGCGATCATGATTCTCGGTTTCGACCTCGAGCTGACGCGCGTGATGCTAGTCGCGGTGCTCGGCGGCTTGCTGGGAATTCTGATGATGATTCCCCTGCGCCGCGCTCTGATCGTCGCGCAACACGGCTATTTGAAATACCCGGAAGGCACAGCCTGCGCCGAGGTTCTAAAAGCCGGCGCTTCGGAAGAATCGCGCGCGGCGGCTTCGGCTGACGCCAAGGCCGAAATGCAAGCACGCGATGCCGGCGGCGCACACATCGGCGCGAAAACAATCTTCACCGGTTTCGGCATCGGCGTGCTGTATCAAGCGGCCCACCGTGCGTTTTACACCTGGAAAGAAGCACCCGAAAGAATCTTCGGCGCGCCTTTCAACAAAGGCTCGCTCAGCGTTGAAGTCAATCCCGCGCTGCTCGGCGTCGGCTATGTCATCGGACCACGCATCGCTTCGATCATGTGCGCGGGCGGCGTGCTGGCGTACCTGGTTTTGATTCCGGCAATTGCGTATTTCGCCGGTGGCGAAACTACCGGCGCCGTTGCGCCCGGCACCAGTCCGGTGCGCGGCATGAGCCCCGGCGCAATTCGTAACAACTACATTCTCTATATCGGCGCGGGCGCAGTGGCGGCCGGCGGCATCATCAGTCTGTTTCGCTCTCTGCCGACGATTTGGCATGGCATGAAAGGCGGGTTAGCCGACCTGCGCGGTGGTAAAGCAGCCGCGGCGCGCGCGGAACGCACCGATCAGGACATTCCGATGAAGTTCGTGCTCGCGGGCATCATCGCGCTGATCGCGATGATCATGCTCTTCCCGCAACTTGGATTGCAGCAAAACTTTTTCACGGCGTTTCTCGGCGCCATCATGATCATCGCTTTTGGGTTTTTGTTCGTAACTGTCTCTTCACGCCTAACCGGCGAAATCGGTTCATCGTCCAATCCCATTTCCGGCATGACCGTCGCGACGTTGCTGCTGACGTGTTTGATCTTTCTGCTGATGGGTTGGACTGGACCGCCGTATTACGTCACCGCTCTATCGATCGGCGCGATCGTTTGTATCGCCGCGTCGAATGGCGGCACGACGTCTCAGGATTTGAAAACTGGTTTCCTCGTCGGGGCTACGCCGAAGTTTCAGCAGTACGCGATTCTCGTCGGCGCGCTCGCATCGGCTCTGATTTTGGGCCCAATTCTGATCGGCCTGAACGACCGCGGCACGGTTTACGCTCGCCGCATTACGTTTGCCAAAGTTGACGACAAGGTCGCTTCCTTGCCGCCAGACCAGAGCACCGGCCTGACGCCGTACACTGAAGAGTTAAAACCCGCCCAAGCCGGCGACTACCGGCTTCTTGTTCGCGACGCGAAGAGTCCGAAGATCGAAGGGTTGGACGAAGGTGAATATTTGGTGGATCCGTCAGGCAAAATCCTCTACAAGGTCGAGCGGAATTTCACGCCTGAGCTTCGGGCGAACCCGAGCCAACTCGGGCACGAAGAACAATTGAAAGGGCCACAGGCCGGCCTGGATTCAAACACCTATCGTGTCTGGCACAAGACCGATACGAACGGCGGCCGCGCCGGGCGCTATCTGGTCGACGCGCAAGGCGTGCCGCAATATATCGTCGATCCGGCCATCAACGGTCAGAACAAGATGCGTCCCGACGGTTCGACGGTCGAAAAATTCGACGCGCCAAAAGCCACCCTGATGTCCTACATCATCAAGGGCATCCTCAATCGCGAATTGCCCTGGAACCTCGTTTTGCTTGGCGTGATGATTGCCATCGTGCTCGAGATGGCCGGTATCCCTTCGCTCGCATTTGCGGTGGGCGTCTATCTGCCGTTGTCGGCTTCCAGTCCGATTTTCATCGGCGGGATGGTGCGGTGGTTAGTCGATCGGCACTTGCGACGCAAGCACGCGCAGCTTACCGAGGAACAAATCGTCGCTGAAACCGACAAGAGTCCGGGCGTGTTGATGGCCTCAGGCTACATCGCGGGCGCGGCGATCGCGGGCATCATCATCGCGTTCATGTCGGGTTACTTCACCGAAACCTCCGCTGCGGCTAAGGAATGGATGTTGAGTCACAATCCGTTCTTCGACGAGCCGCCGGGACATGTGAAGGGCTACGCTGACCTGTTATCGCTAATCCCATTTATCGCGATTACTGTCTTGCTCTACGCGGTGGGTCGTGAATGGGTTCTGGCGAGTAAGAAGAAGCGCACTGACTAA
- a CDS encoding DNA gyrase inhibitor YacG, with translation MHKCPSCKKPVEWKDNQWRPFCSERCQLIDFGRWAEEEYRVPGREIDAAELSDSPPSDKTDEENPSR, from the coding sequence GTGCACAAATGCCCGAGCTGCAAAAAGCCCGTCGAATGGAAGGACAATCAGTGGCGGCCGTTCTGTTCCGAGCGCTGCCAGCTAATCGATTTCGGCCGCTGGGCCGAAGAAGAGTATCGCGTGCCGGGACGGGAGATTGACGCCGCCGAGCTTTCTGACTCGCCGCCATCCGACAAAACTGATGAAGAGAATCCGTCCCGCTAG
- a CDS encoding VWA domain-containing protein produces MMNKNRIRVWRLLLLSLFALVPSFLAAQEVDPSEVIRVNTDLVVLDAQVIDRKTRKVFGPLRKEDFEILEENVKQEIAYFGQDQLPLSILLLLDVSRSVRPVIEQVGEGANNALRQLKPEDEVAVMAFADYPKLIQPFTKDRTLTANKITVASQAELGDGTFVYEAMLVAVQEINKGTNPANRRAIILISDNIPSTGDEDYVARLQRELAESGTVVYGLTVRGGFAKVFNVLTLGKIKAIDVYAEETGGEVLGANQSEVDSRLGEMFTRLRTRYTIGYRPPETNEEGAFRHVKVQLAPAIMKANKKLVVRSRRGYYFRKKPGTIPPRPQP; encoded by the coding sequence ATGATGAATAAGAACCGCATCCGTGTGTGGCGCCTCCTCCTGCTTTCCCTGTTTGCGTTGGTTCCATCGTTCCTCGCCGCGCAGGAAGTCGATCCGAGCGAAGTCATCCGCGTGAACACCGACCTGGTCGTTCTCGACGCGCAGGTCATTGATCGGAAGACGCGTAAAGTTTTCGGCCCGCTTCGTAAAGAGGACTTCGAAATCCTGGAAGAGAATGTAAAGCAGGAGATCGCTTACTTTGGTCAGGACCAGTTGCCGCTTTCAATTCTGTTACTGCTCGATGTCAGCCGCAGCGTTCGGCCGGTCATCGAGCAAGTCGGTGAAGGCGCCAACAACGCTCTGCGTCAACTGAAACCCGAAGATGAAGTCGCGGTGATGGCCTTCGCCGATTACCCAAAGCTCATCCAGCCTTTCACGAAAGACCGAACGCTGACGGCGAACAAGATAACGGTTGCAAGCCAGGCGGAACTCGGCGACGGAACTTTTGTGTATGAGGCAATGCTGGTGGCGGTTCAGGAAATAAACAAAGGCACAAATCCGGCGAACCGCCGGGCGATAATTCTGATATCGGACAACATCCCCAGCACCGGTGACGAGGATTATGTCGCCAGATTACAGCGCGAGCTGGCGGAATCCGGCACGGTGGTTTACGGGTTGACCGTGCGCGGCGGCTTCGCGAAAGTCTTCAACGTGCTAACGCTGGGTAAAATTAAAGCCATCGATGTTTATGCCGAAGAGACGGGAGGCGAGGTCCTCGGCGCCAATCAAAGCGAAGTCGATTCACGTTTGGGTGAGATGTTCACGCGGCTCCGCACGCGCTACACGATCGGCTATCGACCGCCTGAGACAAATGAGGAAGGCGCATTTCGGCACGTTAAAGTTCAGCTGGCTCCCGCGATCATGAAAGCTAACAAGAAGCTCGTGGTGCGTTCGCGGCGCGGTTATTACTTCCGCAAGAAGCCGGGAACGATTCCGCCTAGGCCTCAGCCATGA
- a CDS encoding TMEM175 family protein, with product MIREKLIDKGVGDPRKFRWRSHEVSRIEALSDAVFAFSITLLVVALEVPKTYDALMGVMRGFGAFAICFALLFVVWFNQYKFFRRYGLNDNLTIVINAVLLFVVLFYVYPLKFLFTLLIDKFTGGHGEVRLPNGTVEGMVENANQVANLMIIFGVGYVAVFAVFALLYWRAYRKRVELELTELETFDTRTDIRESLLNVSIGLVSLAIAIIGGGQYAGFAGMIYMVTPVVMTVHGKWNGGRRKKLANQLMAEA from the coding sequence ATGATTCGAGAAAAACTCATCGATAAAGGCGTCGGCGATCCGCGAAAGTTTCGCTGGCGCAGTCATGAAGTCTCGCGCATCGAAGCGTTGAGCGATGCGGTTTTCGCCTTTTCGATCACGTTACTGGTGGTCGCGCTGGAAGTGCCGAAGACCTACGACGCGCTGATGGGAGTAATGCGCGGGTTTGGCGCTTTCGCTATTTGCTTCGCGCTACTGTTCGTTGTCTGGTTCAATCAATACAAGTTTTTCCGTCGCTATGGCCTGAATGACAATCTCACCATTGTCATCAACGCCGTGCTGCTGTTTGTGGTGCTGTTCTACGTTTATCCGCTGAAGTTCCTTTTCACCTTACTCATCGACAAATTTACGGGCGGCCACGGCGAAGTGCGTCTGCCGAATGGAACCGTCGAAGGCATGGTTGAGAACGCCAATCAGGTTGCGAATCTCATGATCATTTTCGGCGTGGGATATGTCGCGGTCTTCGCCGTCTTTGCCTTGCTCTATTGGCGCGCGTACCGCAAGCGCGTTGAGTTGGAACTGACGGAGTTGGAAACGTTTGACACGCGCACGGACATTCGGGAGAGCCTGCTGAACGTCTCTATCGGATTAGTTTCGCTCGCGATTGCGATCATTGGCGGGGGCCAATACGCAGGTTTTGCGGGAATGATTTATATGGTGACGCCGGTTGTCATGACTGTCCACGGAAAATGGAACGGAGGCCGGCGAAAAAAGCTGGCGAACCAGCTCATGGCTGAGGCCTAG
- a CDS encoding OmpA family protein: MRSNRPGIARLLAFAFVFIITASVSAPAQNASNVRPVQVALGQKQKVQGVVSVRSGDSFKVRDPAGNETTVLLMADTDVTSHHRSRLRKKHYPMTYIMRGLRLQAQGRGDANGNLVAEWVRFDEQDLRSAQALEQTAELAQENEARIRAAEEAARVAEENARIMAGQIAENTALANDARAKAEAAQAQADAAYKAAALANNRINGLDDYEQLRTVFVLFRVNSSIIDPSARKLIDEAAAWAKEEKAKGNANGWLVEVVGFADKTGNTAKNRALSERRARAVIQYLVGVHDLDLRRLVQPFGYGDSKPVASNKTAAGRAKNRRVEIRILQNKGIANTVGSNQ; the protein is encoded by the coding sequence ATGAGAAGTAACAGACCAGGAATCGCCAGGCTACTGGCATTCGCTTTTGTTTTTATTATTACTGCCAGCGTAAGTGCGCCGGCCCAAAACGCAAGCAACGTCCGTCCGGTACAAGTGGCGCTAGGACAGAAGCAAAAAGTTCAGGGCGTCGTCAGTGTCCGCTCCGGCGATTCGTTCAAAGTCCGGGACCCTGCGGGCAACGAAACTACGGTGCTCTTAATGGCTGACACAGACGTGACTTCCCATCACCGGAGTCGTCTGAGGAAAAAGCACTACCCAATGACCTACATCATGCGCGGTCTTCGTTTGCAAGCTCAAGGCAGGGGGGATGCAAACGGAAATTTGGTCGCGGAATGGGTCAGATTTGATGAGCAGGACCTGCGAAGTGCTCAGGCTCTCGAGCAGACCGCTGAACTGGCCCAGGAAAACGAAGCGAGGATTAGAGCCGCAGAAGAGGCCGCTCGAGTGGCAGAAGAGAACGCGCGCATCATGGCCGGGCAAATCGCGGAAAATACGGCGCTCGCCAATGACGCCCGGGCGAAGGCTGAAGCGGCACAAGCCCAGGCCGATGCAGCTTATAAGGCTGCCGCGTTAGCCAACAACCGTATCAACGGACTCGATGATTACGAGCAGCTTCGGACCGTCTTCGTCCTGTTTAGAGTGAACAGCAGCATCATTGACCCATCTGCCAGGAAGCTGATCGATGAAGCAGCGGCCTGGGCCAAGGAAGAGAAGGCCAAAGGTAACGCAAACGGTTGGCTGGTTGAAGTAGTGGGATTCGCAGATAAGACGGGCAACACGGCGAAGAATCGGGCCCTGAGTGAACGTCGTGCAAGGGCCGTGATTCAATACCTGGTTGGCGTCCATGATTTAGATCTGCGGCGGCTGGTCCAACCCTTTGGATATGGTGATTCCAAACCCGTCGCCAGTAACAAGACGGCCGCCGGGCGCGCAAAAAATCGCCGGGTCGAAATCAGGATTTTGCAAAATAAGGGAATTGCGAATACGGTTGGTTCAAACCAGTAG
- a CDS encoding VWA domain-containing protein, whose translation MKFRFSQRLAVFVVLVTLVFGTQTISLLAQSRRQPPTSDQKKNKRPPQGQETGEKEQEPLPTDIVGKETETVKVSTSLVNVDAVVFNKKSGQITTGLKKDNFELWVDGVKRDITNFSTPEAPITITLVVEYSKLGQMFGFYGSGGQEAGQLEVIRPTAMFLSQFITPQDYVSVIAYDMRPTPLTDFTNNPQRIQQVISLLLRNTPAFIETNMFDALKLTLVGGRADSVVLEDAKERTTEYGGMVSVASDRRKAVLLVASGIDTFSKINFDKIRKIVQNSGIPIYIIGTGKMFEKKFGDGMDPGRGSMILGVPIDRMTFLQADNTLKTFAKDTGGTYYPVTFEGELPNALNSINSLLRNQYSLGFSPGDIRDGKSHKIVVKVDVDGDGTTDEKVYTVKAREVFIAPKADTTKQ comes from the coding sequence ATGAAGTTTCGTTTTTCCCAACGATTGGCAGTTTTCGTCGTTCTGGTAACGCTCGTTTTCGGCACTCAGACGATTTCGCTTTTGGCGCAGTCACGCCGCCAGCCGCCCACATCCGATCAGAAAAAGAACAAGCGACCGCCGCAAGGTCAGGAGACTGGCGAGAAAGAGCAAGAGCCTTTGCCGACCGACATTGTCGGCAAAGAGACCGAGACGGTTAAGGTCAGCACCAGCCTGGTCAATGTTGACGCAGTCGTTTTCAACAAAAAGTCCGGTCAGATTACGACTGGGTTAAAGAAGGACAACTTCGAACTCTGGGTTGACGGCGTCAAGAGAGACATCACGAACTTCTCGACACCCGAAGCGCCCATCACCATCACGCTCGTGGTTGAGTACAGCAAGCTCGGCCAAATGTTTGGCTTTTACGGGAGCGGCGGCCAGGAGGCGGGCCAACTGGAAGTAATTCGTCCGACCGCAATGTTTCTTTCGCAGTTCATCACCCCGCAGGATTATGTTTCGGTAATCGCATACGACATGCGGCCGACGCCGCTGACAGATTTCACGAACAATCCGCAACGGATTCAGCAGGTGATCAGCCTGCTGCTTCGCAATACGCCGGCCTTTATTGAAACGAATATGTTCGACGCGCTGAAGTTAACGCTGGTCGGCGGCCGTGCGGATTCCGTGGTGCTGGAAGATGCCAAAGAGCGCACCACCGAATATGGCGGCATGGTGAGCGTCGCCAGCGATCGTCGCAAAGCGGTCCTGCTGGTCGCGTCGGGCATCGACACTTTCAGCAAGATCAACTTCGACAAGATACGAAAGATCGTGCAGAACTCGGGCATTCCGATTTACATCATCGGTACCGGCAAAATGTTCGAGAAGAAGTTCGGCGACGGAATGGATCCCGGCCGCGGGAGCATGATCCTGGGCGTGCCGATCGACAGGATGACTTTTCTGCAAGCCGACAACACCCTGAAAACATTTGCCAAAGATACTGGCGGCACCTACTACCCCGTCACATTTGAAGGTGAGTTGCCGAACGCGCTCAACTCGATCAATTCCCTGCTGCGCAATCAATACAGTCTGGGATTCAGCCCCGGTGACATCCGGGACGGGAAGAGCCACAAGATCGTGGTCAAAGTTGATGTCGATGGCGACGGGACGACTGACGAGAAGGTATATACCGTGAAAGCTCGTGAAGTGTTCATCGCGCCAAAGGCGGACACGACGAAGCAGTGA
- a CDS encoding TlpA disulfide reductase family protein encodes MKRIRPARFSLLAVILLTLAGFACRPSVTPPPNPGGPAGWVFEDGKRATVGDYTGRVLLLNFYATWCGPCRQEMPHLIALHRKYEAEGLQIVGLNVGGEEDYAEVPAFKQEYGIPFPLATPDTDFVDRYLGVNQNIPQSFVIDRNGRIVKHFIGFSEESVAEVETVVQAALKK; translated from the coding sequence ATGAAGAGAATCCGTCCCGCTAGGTTCAGCCTGCTCGCAGTGATACTCCTAACGCTGGCCGGGTTCGCGTGTCGCCCGAGCGTTACCCCTCCGCCAAATCCCGGCGGACCCGCGGGATGGGTTTTCGAGGATGGAAAGCGCGCCACCGTCGGCGATTACACCGGCAGGGTTTTGCTGCTGAACTTTTATGCGACATGGTGCGGCCCGTGCCGGCAAGAGATGCCGCACCTGATTGCTTTGCATCGGAAGTACGAAGCTGAAGGTTTGCAAATCGTCGGGCTGAATGTTGGCGGCGAAGAGGACTACGCAGAAGTGCCGGCGTTCAAGCAGGAGTATGGAATTCCGTTTCCGCTAGCGACTCCCGATACGGATTTCGTCGATCGTTATCTCGGCGTCAATCAGAACATTCCGCAATCATTCGTCATCGACCGCAACGGCCGAATCGTCAAGCACTTCATCGGCTTTAGCGAAGAGAGCGTGGCTGAAGTGGAAACTGTTGTGCAGGCCGCGCTGAAAAAGTAA
- a CDS encoding DUF4136 domain-containing protein — MRRAIICLVFLLFAYPVWGQSVKVQLDKAVDFSQYKTYFWVKGMPARNPLIDQMIIDAVDQQMAARGLTKVEAGGDLQVMYAAAVDLDLQLSGISFSRVTYATGAVYRPPPPMNVNKGTLVVDLKDHKTERYVWRAIAKKTLSHGPTGDAAADAKSVESVVKKSVEKMFSKYPVKK, encoded by the coding sequence ATGAGAAGAGCAATAATCTGTTTGGTGTTTCTTCTGTTCGCTTATCCGGTCTGGGGCCAGAGCGTTAAGGTCCAGCTCGACAAAGCAGTCGACTTCTCACAGTACAAAACTTATTTCTGGGTAAAGGGAATGCCGGCTCGAAATCCGCTCATTGATCAGATGATCATTGACGCCGTCGATCAGCAAATGGCGGCGAGAGGACTCACCAAGGTTGAGGCCGGAGGCGATCTGCAGGTCATGTATGCGGCCGCGGTGGATCTTGATCTGCAACTGAGCGGCATCTCCTTCAGCCGGGTCACTTACGCTACGGGCGCAGTTTATCGCCCACCCCCGCCCATGAATGTGAATAAAGGCACGCTGGTGGTGGATCTTAAAGATCATAAGACGGAGAGATACGTCTGGCGTGCGATCGCCAAGAAAACGCTGAGTCATGGCCCGACCGGGGACGCGGCCGCAGATGCGAAGAGTGTTGAGAGCGTAGTGAAAAAGTCCGTCGAAAAAATGTTCAGTAAGTATCCCGTCAAAAAATGA
- a CDS encoding protein phosphatase 2C domain-containing protein: MNPNRDIEDDDDTVDTLAPGAMPHLALPLDPASAKVEVDVAGMTHTGHVRTNNEDHYLCVRIERSLKTMMTNLIGGSLPERFDEVAYGMLVADGMGGYAAGEVASSMALVKLIELATETPDWVMRMQKRENADRVMQRMTERFRIIDSAMRVQAEGDPSLLGMGTTLTVVASLGAELFVGHLGDSRAYLFRNKRLHQLTRDNTLAQELIDAGIARAEDTATQAMRHVLTAALATGDQADPQVQRFHLSHGDQILLCTDGLTGMVRDETIAKILNDADSSNAACQSLIDQALAAGGSDNITVVLARYRFPASR, from the coding sequence ATGAATCCAAATAGAGACATTGAGGATGACGACGACACAGTCGACACGTTAGCGCCCGGCGCAATGCCCCATCTTGCATTGCCGCTTGATCCGGCCTCGGCAAAGGTAGAGGTGGACGTCGCCGGCATGACGCATACGGGACATGTCCGAACAAACAATGAGGATCACTATCTCTGCGTGCGGATCGAGCGATCGCTGAAGACGATGATGACGAACTTAATCGGCGGATCGCTTCCGGAACGTTTTGATGAAGTCGCCTACGGCATGCTGGTGGCGGACGGAATGGGCGGGTATGCGGCCGGCGAAGTTGCCAGCAGCATGGCGCTGGTCAAACTCATCGAGCTGGCGACCGAGACGCCCGATTGGGTGATGCGAATGCAGAAACGCGAGAACGCCGACCGCGTCATGCAGCGCATGACTGAGCGCTTCCGCATAATCGACTCAGCGATGCGCGTCCAGGCCGAGGGCGATCCATCACTTCTCGGAATGGGTACTACCTTGACAGTGGTGGCGAGCCTGGGAGCGGAGCTATTTGTCGGACATCTCGGCGATTCGCGCGCATACCTGTTCCGAAACAAACGACTCCACCAACTGACCCGCGACAACACGCTGGCGCAGGAATTGATCGATGCGGGCATAGCGCGAGCCGAAGACACCGCCACGCAGGCCATGCGTCACGTCCTTACCGCAGCCCTCGCTACCGGCGACCAGGCCGATCCGCAAGTGCAGCGGTTTCATCTTTCACACGGCGATCAAATTCTTTTATGTACAGACGGTCTTACTGGAATGGTGCGGGACGAAACGATAGCTAAGATTCTGAACGATGCGGACTCATCCAACGCGGCGTGCCAAAGCTTGATTGACCAGGCGCTCGCGGCCGGTGGCTCTGACAACATCACTGTGGTTTTGGCACGGTACCGGTTTCCCGCTTCAAGGTAA